In one Streptomyces sp. R33 genomic region, the following are encoded:
- a CDS encoding ScbR family autoregulator-binding transcription factor, translating to MARARQERAEITRQAILDGAAIAFDRFGFGGASLSDVVKHAGVTKGALYFHFQSKEALARALMDEQFQVAAGVPTVEEPGLQTVIDLTHRMAHGLRANVRIRAGIRLVIEFGSFTNPDPAPYNAWIDTAHSCLKPAQERDDILPALDVYALSTLLVGSFTGIQVTSHVRTGREDLHTRVVDLWNFLLPGMVPAHRIPHFDPAGSPACRAELGLPAPESSAVPVG from the coding sequence ATGGCAAGGGCCCGCCAGGAACGCGCCGAGATCACCCGGCAGGCGATCCTCGACGGCGCAGCCATCGCCTTCGACCGCTTCGGCTTCGGCGGCGCCAGCCTCAGCGACGTGGTCAAGCACGCCGGCGTCACCAAGGGCGCCCTCTACTTCCACTTCCAGTCCAAGGAAGCCCTCGCCCGCGCCCTGATGGACGAGCAGTTCCAGGTCGCCGCAGGCGTCCCCACCGTCGAGGAACCGGGTCTGCAGACCGTCATCGACCTGACGCACCGGATGGCACACGGACTGCGCGCCAACGTCCGCATCCGCGCCGGCATCCGCCTCGTCATCGAGTTCGGCTCCTTCACCAACCCGGACCCGGCCCCGTACAACGCCTGGATCGACACCGCGCACAGCTGCCTGAAGCCGGCCCAGGAGCGCGACGACATCCTCCCGGCGCTCGACGTGTACGCCCTCTCGACGCTCCTCGTCGGCTCGTTCACCGGAATCCAGGTCACCTCGCACGTCCGCACCGGCCGCGAAGACCTGCACACCCGGGTCGTCGACCTGTGGAACTTCCTGCTCCCGGGGATGGTGCCCGCGCACCGCATCCCCCACTTCGACCCGGCGGGCTCGCCCGCGTGCCGGGCCGAACTCGGTCTGCCCGCCCCGGAGTCCTCCGCGGTTCCGGTCGGCTGA
- a CDS encoding cation:proton antiporter, producing the protein MLIAVPVVVLACGAAAAVMRRLGQTAVVGEILVGILLGPSLLGWLWPAGSRWLLPGEVLPYLGVLGNLGLLVFMFLVGLELDVGLLRGRGRAVVVVSQASVWIPLGLGSLLALAMYGSFAPEGVGRAEFVLFVAVAMSVTAFPVLARILKDQGLYGTPVGALAMACAAVADVVAWCLLALVVAMAHPLGGGGGGGSAWGTVGMGVLAGVFLAGMWWGVRPVLGWGVRRWGSGTGAGAGAGGVVGLCSGVCLAAYATHAMGVHALFGAFVFGAVVPRTAVVEQAAERMREFAVPVLLPLFFVGSGLKTDVGLLGGGAAWWWAGAVLVVAVAGKWGGGTGAALLAGQPVRDAVTLGALMNCRGVTELVVLNVGLGLGVIGAELFTALVLMALVTTAVTGPMVRALREREVKEAVGLRR; encoded by the coding sequence GTGCTGATTGCCGTACCCGTCGTCGTTCTCGCGTGCGGGGCGGCGGCCGCCGTGATGCGCAGGCTCGGGCAGACGGCCGTGGTCGGGGAGATCCTGGTGGGGATCCTGCTGGGTCCGTCGCTGCTGGGATGGCTCTGGCCGGCGGGGAGCCGCTGGCTGCTGCCGGGCGAGGTCCTTCCGTACCTGGGGGTGCTCGGGAACCTGGGGCTGCTGGTGTTCATGTTCCTGGTGGGCCTGGAGCTTGATGTAGGGCTGCTGCGGGGGCGCGGGCGGGCCGTGGTGGTGGTGAGCCAGGCGAGCGTGTGGATCCCGCTGGGGCTCGGGAGTCTGCTGGCGCTGGCGATGTACGGGTCGTTCGCGCCGGAGGGCGTAGGTCGGGCGGAGTTCGTGCTGTTCGTGGCCGTCGCGATGAGCGTGACCGCGTTCCCGGTGCTGGCGCGGATCCTGAAGGACCAGGGGCTGTACGGGACCCCGGTGGGGGCGCTGGCGATGGCGTGTGCGGCGGTGGCGGACGTGGTCGCGTGGTGCCTGCTGGCGTTGGTGGTGGCCATGGCGCATCCGCTGGGGGGAGGGGGCGGCGGCGGGAGCGCGTGGGGGACCGTCGGGATGGGGGTGCTGGCCGGGGTGTTCCTCGCGGGGATGTGGTGGGGGGTGCGGCCCGTGCTCGGGTGGGGTGTGAGGCGGTGGGGGTCCGGGACGGGTGCGGGTGCCGGTGCCGGTGGGGTCGTGGGGTTGTGCAGTGGGGTCTGCCTGGCGGCGTACGCCACGCATGCGATGGGAGTGCACGCGCTGTTCGGGGCGTTCGTGTTCGGGGCGGTGGTACCGAGGACGGCGGTGGTCGAGCAGGCGGCGGAGCGGATGCGGGAGTTCGCGGTGCCGGTGCTGCTGCCGCTGTTCTTCGTCGGGAGCGGGCTGAAGACGGACGTGGGGCTGCTGGGTGGCGGCGCTGCGTGGTGGTGGGCGGGGGCGGTGCTGGTCGTCGCGGTCGCCGGGAAGTGGGGCGGGGGGACCGGGGCGGCGCTGCTGGCGGGGCAGCCGGTACGGGACGCGGTGACGCTGGGCGCGCTGATGAACTGCCGGGGGGTGACGGAGCTGGTGGTGTTGAACGTGGGGCTCGGGCTAGGGGTGATCGGGGCGGAGCTGTTCACGGCGCTGGTGCTGATGGCGTTGGTGACGACCGCGGTGACCGGGCCGATGGTACGGGCGCTGCGGGAGCGGGAGGTGAAGGAGGCGGTCGGCCTTCGGCGTTAA
- a CDS encoding DinB family protein, with translation MTDEQRTRPVLVGDERDTLTSVLQWQRDTLMMKCAGLTDEQLRRKAVAPSGLSLLGLVRHLAEVERGWFRNVLNGEDVRGYFPQNEAGEWTEFHVEDADPAESFKVWEETCARSRAIVDAAESLDVTGHYGDEAYSLHYILAHMIEEYARHNGHADLLREAIDGVTGE, from the coding sequence ATGACCGATGAACAGCGGACCCGGCCCGTGCTGGTGGGCGACGAGCGGGACACCCTCACCAGCGTTCTGCAGTGGCAGCGGGACACCCTGATGATGAAGTGCGCGGGGCTGACGGACGAGCAGTTGCGGCGCAAGGCCGTCGCGCCGTCCGGGCTGTCCCTGCTCGGGCTGGTGCGGCATCTGGCGGAGGTCGAGCGGGGCTGGTTCCGCAACGTCCTGAACGGCGAGGACGTACGCGGCTACTTCCCGCAGAACGAGGCCGGGGAGTGGACGGAGTTCCACGTCGAGGACGCGGACCCGGCCGAGTCGTTCAAGGTCTGGGAGGAGACCTGCGCCCGGTCCCGGGCGATCGTGGACGCCGCCGAGTCCCTCGATGTGACGGGGCATTACGGCGACGAGGCGTACTCGCTGCACTACATCCTGGCTCACATGATCGAGGAGTACGCCCGGCACAACGGGCACGCGGACCTGCTGCGCGAGGCGATCGACGGCGTGACGGGGGAGTAG
- a CDS encoding flavoprotein, with amino-acid sequence MTPTRTLYLLCSAAPPVFDVAHVIEDAQSRGWDVCLGLTPTAAHWVAGSLDGLAALTGHPVRWQYKLPGEPDVWPAADALLFAPATFNSLNSWALGLTDRFAVGVAAEAIGKGIPVVTMPCTNAALAAHPQFDQSLATLRGAGVSVLYGEDGFVPGPAGPDAPAHFPWPRALTALDAVTAPHTS; translated from the coding sequence ATGACCCCCACGAGGACGCTCTACCTGCTCTGCTCCGCCGCCCCGCCCGTCTTCGACGTGGCGCACGTCATCGAGGACGCCCAGTCCCGTGGCTGGGACGTCTGTCTCGGCCTCACTCCCACCGCCGCGCACTGGGTCGCGGGAAGCCTCGACGGCCTGGCCGCGCTGACCGGCCACCCCGTGCGCTGGCAGTACAAGCTCCCCGGCGAGCCCGACGTATGGCCGGCCGCCGATGCCCTGCTCTTCGCCCCGGCGACCTTCAACTCCCTCAACTCCTGGGCCCTCGGCCTCACCGACCGCTTCGCCGTCGGCGTCGCCGCCGAGGCGATCGGCAAGGGCATCCCCGTCGTCACCATGCCCTGCACGAACGCCGCCCTCGCCGCGCACCCGCAGTTCGACCAGTCCCTGGCCACCCTGCGCGGCGCCGGCGTCAGCGTCCTGTACGGCGAGGACGGCTTCGTCCCCGGACCGGCCGGCCCCGACGCCCCGGCCCACTTCCCGTGGCCGCGGGCCCTCACCGCCCTGGACGCCGTGACCGCCCCGCACACCTCCTAG
- a CDS encoding DUF4287 domain-containing protein — MSEPVKGPASYFPSIEKKYGRPVAEWKDLIRSSPLTKHMELVSWLKTEHGLGHGHANALVAHTLGEDAGRP; from the coding sequence ATGAGCGAGCCGGTGAAGGGCCCCGCCAGCTACTTCCCTTCGATCGAGAAGAAGTACGGACGCCCCGTCGCGGAATGGAAGGACCTGATCCGGTCCTCCCCGCTGACCAAGCACATGGAGCTCGTCTCCTGGCTCAAGACCGAGCACGGACTGGGGCACGGCCACGCCAACGCCCTGGTCGCGCACACCCTCGGCGAGGACGCCGGGCGGCCCTGA
- a CDS encoding NAD(P)H-binding protein, which yields MTQTPQNTKSTAPATLVIGGHGKTGRRVAEKLRLQGRPVRIGSRTGAPAFDWNAPVTWGPALEGVDRVYVTYHPDLAFPGAAEQIGAFSQAAVAAGARRLVLLSGRGEEAAQRAEESLKASGADWTVVRSSWFNQNFDESFFLEPVLAGEIALPTADAVEAFVDADDIADVVVAALSDDRHVGRTYELSGPRLISFTDVAAELSKATGRTITYVPVSQEAYRAVLREHGLPQEFADLFTLILDGRNAHLVDGVEEVLGRKPKDFAEFAREAAATGVWDV from the coding sequence ATGACACAGACACCGCAGAACACGAAGTCCACCGCCCCCGCCACCCTCGTCATCGGGGGCCACGGCAAGACCGGCCGGCGCGTCGCCGAGAAGCTCCGGCTCCAGGGCCGCCCGGTGCGGATCGGCTCCCGTACCGGAGCCCCCGCCTTCGACTGGAACGCCCCCGTCACCTGGGGCCCGGCGCTGGAGGGCGTCGACCGGGTGTACGTGACCTACCACCCCGACCTCGCCTTCCCCGGGGCCGCCGAGCAGATCGGCGCGTTCTCGCAGGCGGCCGTGGCCGCGGGGGCGCGCCGGCTGGTCCTGCTGTCCGGCCGGGGCGAGGAGGCCGCGCAGCGCGCCGAGGAGAGTCTGAAGGCGTCCGGGGCCGACTGGACGGTCGTCAGGTCCAGCTGGTTCAACCAGAACTTCGACGAGAGCTTCTTCCTGGAGCCCGTACTGGCGGGGGAGATCGCGTTGCCGACCGCGGACGCCGTGGAGGCCTTCGTCGACGCCGACGACATCGCCGACGTGGTGGTGGCCGCGCTGAGCGACGACCGGCACGTCGGCAGGACGTACGAGCTGTCCGGACCGCGGCTGATCAGCTTCACCGACGTCGCCGCCGAGCTGTCGAAGGCGACGGGGCGCACGATCACCTACGTCCCCGTCTCCCAGGAGGCGTACCGTGCGGTGCTGCGCGAGCACGGCCTGCCGCAGGAGTTCGCCGACCTGTTCACGCTGATCCTGGACGGGCGCAACGCACATCTGGTGGACGGGGTGGAGGAGGTGCTCGGCCGGAAGCCGAAGGACTTCGCCGAGTTCGCCCGTGAGGCGGCGGCGACCGGTGTCTGGGACGTCTGA
- a CDS encoding AraC family transcriptional regulator, whose translation MDTLSGLLEGPKARGAFLLKSVFNPPWSVRIEDRAPLSVVTMVHGTGWLLPDGGTPVLIGPGDVAVVRGPEPYTLADAPGTPVQISVDPEQRCSTQAGEDVSETMALGVRTWGAEFQDAGSAVMLSGTYQAPSEIGRRLLGALPTVLVRPAAAADTTLIGLLASEISRDEPGQELVLDRLLDLLLIGVLRTWLADPGSGAPGWYRAQGDPVVGRALRLLQENPAHGWTVEELAQKAGVSRASLARRFTDLVGEPPMAYLTGWRLALAADLLREPDATVATVARRVGYSSAFALSTAFKRVRGVSPQEFRTGGASPVAGPAGTGPPRTVVLPETT comes from the coding sequence ATGGACACGCTGAGCGGCCTCCTCGAAGGCCCCAAGGCCCGGGGCGCTTTCCTCCTCAAGTCCGTCTTCAACCCGCCGTGGTCGGTGCGAATCGAGGACCGGGCGCCGCTGTCGGTGGTCACGATGGTGCACGGGACGGGCTGGCTGCTCCCCGACGGGGGCACGCCCGTGCTGATCGGCCCCGGGGACGTGGCCGTCGTACGGGGGCCCGAGCCGTACACGCTGGCGGACGCCCCGGGGACGCCGGTGCAGATCTCGGTGGACCCGGAGCAGCGGTGCAGCACGCAGGCGGGCGAGGACGTCAGCGAGACCATGGCGCTGGGCGTGCGGACCTGGGGCGCGGAGTTCCAGGACGCCGGGTCGGCGGTGATGCTGAGCGGCACCTACCAGGCGCCGAGCGAGATCGGCCGCCGACTGCTGGGTGCGCTGCCGACGGTCCTGGTCCGGCCGGCGGCGGCCGCGGACACCACGCTGATCGGGCTGCTCGCCTCGGAGATCTCCCGGGACGAGCCGGGCCAGGAGCTGGTCCTGGACCGGCTGTTGGACCTGCTGCTGATCGGCGTGCTGCGTACGTGGCTCGCGGACCCCGGGTCGGGGGCCCCGGGCTGGTACCGGGCGCAGGGCGATCCGGTGGTCGGGCGGGCGCTGCGGCTGCTGCAGGAGAACCCGGCCCACGGCTGGACGGTGGAGGAGCTCGCGCAGAAGGCCGGCGTCTCCCGGGCCTCGCTGGCGCGGCGGTTCACCGACCTGGTGGGGGAGCCGCCGATGGCGTACCTGACGGGGTGGCGCCTGGCGCTGGCGGCCGATCTGCTGCGGGAGCCGGACGCCACGGTGGCGACGGTGGCCCGACGGGTGGGCTACAGCTCGGCGTTCGCGCTGTCGACGGCGTTCAAGCGGGTCCGCGGGGTCAGCCCGCAGGAGTTCCGTACGGGGGGCGCCTCCCCGGTCGCCGGCCCGGCGGGCACCGGGCCCCCGCGCACGGTGGTCCTGCCGGAGACGACCTAG
- a CDS encoding GNAT family N-acetyltransferase → MSTSALRLEPVTAANFDAVCAVQVRPDQTHLVSPVVKSLAEAYVHGDTAWPRAVVDGDEVVGFVMAFVDIAWDPERDPADIRSGIWRLNVAAAHQAKGYGRFAVRAVTAELRRRGADRAYVTWEPGPGTPEPFYRGLGFRLTGESSGGQTVGVLDLPPA, encoded by the coding sequence ATGAGCACCTCAGCACTCCGCCTGGAGCCGGTCACCGCAGCCAACTTCGACGCGGTGTGCGCGGTACAGGTACGCCCCGACCAGACCCACCTCGTCTCCCCCGTGGTCAAGTCCCTGGCCGAGGCCTACGTCCACGGGGACACCGCCTGGCCGCGCGCCGTCGTCGACGGCGACGAGGTCGTCGGCTTCGTCATGGCCTTCGTCGACATCGCCTGGGACCCGGAACGGGACCCCGCCGACATCCGCTCGGGCATATGGCGCCTGAACGTCGCCGCCGCACACCAGGCCAAGGGCTACGGCCGCTTCGCGGTCCGGGCGGTCACCGCCGAGCTCCGGCGCCGCGGCGCCGACCGCGCGTACGTCACCTGGGAGCCCGGCCCCGGCACCCCCGAGCCGTTCTACCGGGGCCTCGGCTTCCGCCTCACCGGCGAGTCGAGCGGCGGCCAGACCGTCGGCGTCCTGGACCTGCCGCCCGCCTAG
- a CDS encoding anthrone oxygenase family protein, translating to MQTDTAGGSNRTATFLLMVSTVLVGLMAGLFFAFDVSVMPGLARGDERTYVTAMQNFNAVIDGNGLFGTVFVVALLAAVASAAVEFRKGRRGVAVWVGAAAALYLVVLVITFTVNIPLNNELADAGDAAKLTDFSIVDKFKGTWVTTNIIRTVLCTAALTALARALVLYGRATAR from the coding sequence GTGCAGACGGACACAGCCGGCGGCAGCAACCGGACCGCTACCTTCCTGCTCATGGTCTCGACCGTGCTCGTGGGCCTGATGGCGGGCCTGTTCTTCGCCTTCGACGTCTCGGTGATGCCGGGGCTGGCGCGGGGCGACGAGCGCACGTACGTCACCGCGATGCAGAACTTCAACGCGGTCATCGACGGGAACGGGCTGTTCGGCACCGTCTTCGTGGTGGCCCTGCTCGCCGCCGTCGCCTCGGCGGCCGTCGAGTTCCGCAAGGGCCGGCGCGGGGTCGCGGTGTGGGTGGGGGCGGCGGCCGCCCTCTACCTCGTCGTCCTGGTGATCACCTTCACCGTGAACATCCCGCTGAACAACGAGCTCGCCGACGCGGGCGACGCGGCGAAGCTGACCGACTTCTCGATCGTGGACAAGTTCAAGGGGACCTGGGTGACCACGAACATCATCCGCACCGTGCTGTGCACCGCGGCCCTGACGGCCCTCGCGCGGGCGCTGGTGCTGTACGGGCGGGCCACCGCGCGCTGA
- a CDS encoding DUF1772 domain-containing protein yields MDTAGLVSLIAATITTGLMAGLFFAFDVSVMPALGPSDDRTFIAVMQRINVAIINGWFMTGFLGSLLFTGLALALYLASGAGEVAPPLIGALVAYALQLGVTGRVNIPLNNALDQAGPVERIADPAAVRNAFASRWVPANRWRTLLCTIALGCLAWALVLHGRL; encoded by the coding sequence GTGGACACCGCAGGGCTCGTCTCACTCATCGCCGCGACGATCACGACGGGCCTGATGGCGGGCCTGTTCTTCGCCTTCGACGTCTCGGTGATGCCGGCGCTGGGACCCTCGGACGACCGTACGTTCATCGCGGTCATGCAGCGCATCAACGTCGCCATCATCAACGGCTGGTTCATGACCGGCTTCCTCGGCTCCCTGCTGTTCACGGGCCTCGCGCTGGCCCTGTACCTCGCCTCCGGCGCGGGCGAGGTGGCGCCGCCGCTGATCGGTGCGCTCGTCGCGTACGCCCTCCAGCTCGGGGTCACCGGCAGGGTCAACATCCCGCTCAACAACGCCCTGGACCAGGCCGGCCCCGTCGAGCGCATCGCCGACCCGGCCGCCGTCCGGAACGCCTTCGCGTCGCGCTGGGTGCCGGCCAACCGCTGGCGGACGCTACTGTGCACGATCGCCCTCGGCTGCCTGGCCTGGGCCCTCGTACTGCACGGCCGCCTCTGA
- the gdhA gene encoding NADP-specific glutamate dehydrogenase, giving the protein MHLPSSTHHALPGGTHVKDSKDRLEDLRAEIERRNPAQPEFHQAVREVLETLAPVFAARPEYADPAVALVERLTEPERQIVFRVPWQDDRGRVHVNRGYRVEFNSALGPYKGGLRFHPSVDIGVVKFLGFEQIFKNALTGLGIGGGKGGSDFDPHGRSDAEVMRFCQSFMTELHRHIGEHTDVPAGDIGVGGREIGYLFGQYRRITNRWEAGVLTGKGRGWGGSAIRPQATGYGSVLFAAEMLAVRGESLDGLTAVVSGSGNVALYTIEKLQQLGANPLTCSDSKGYVVDDKGIDLALLKQIKEVERGRVSEYAERRGSSARFVPGGRVWEVPADVAFPSATQNELAAQDARTLVAGGVKAVSEGANMPTTPEAVRILQEAGVAFGPGKAANAGGVAVSALEMSQNAGRAAWSAQRVEDELADIMRSIHAVAYETAERYGAPGDYVTGANIAGFERVADAMLAQGVI; this is encoded by the coding sequence ATGCACCTGCCGTCGTCTACGCACCACGCACTCCCTGGAGGGACACACGTGAAGGACTCGAAGGACAGGCTGGAAGACCTGCGGGCCGAGATCGAGCGCCGCAACCCCGCGCAGCCCGAGTTCCACCAGGCGGTACGGGAGGTCCTCGAGACCCTGGCACCCGTCTTCGCCGCCCGGCCCGAGTACGCCGACCCGGCCGTCGCCCTGGTGGAGCGGCTCACCGAGCCCGAGCGGCAGATCGTCTTCCGTGTCCCGTGGCAGGACGACCGGGGCCGCGTCCACGTCAACCGCGGCTACCGCGTCGAGTTCAACAGTGCGCTCGGCCCGTACAAGGGAGGCCTGCGTTTCCACCCGTCGGTGGACATCGGCGTGGTGAAGTTCCTGGGCTTCGAGCAGATCTTCAAGAACGCCCTGACCGGCCTGGGGATCGGCGGCGGCAAGGGCGGCAGCGACTTCGACCCGCACGGCAGGTCGGACGCCGAGGTCATGCGCTTCTGCCAGTCCTTCATGACCGAGCTGCACCGGCACATCGGCGAGCACACCGACGTGCCCGCCGGGGACATCGGTGTGGGCGGCCGGGAGATCGGCTACCTCTTCGGCCAGTACCGGCGCATCACCAACCGCTGGGAGGCCGGCGTCCTGACCGGCAAGGGCCGGGGCTGGGGCGGCTCCGCGATCCGGCCGCAGGCGACCGGCTACGGCAGCGTGCTGTTCGCCGCCGAGATGCTGGCGGTCCGCGGCGAGTCGCTGGACGGGCTGACCGCGGTGGTCTCCGGCTCCGGCAATGTCGCGCTGTACACGATCGAGAAGCTGCAGCAGCTCGGCGCGAACCCGCTGACCTGCTCGGACTCGAAGGGCTACGTCGTCGACGACAAGGGCATCGACCTGGCTCTGCTCAAGCAGATCAAGGAGGTCGAGCGCGGGCGCGTGAGCGAGTACGCGGAGCGCCGTGGCTCCTCGGCACGGTTCGTGCCCGGCGGGCGGGTCTGGGAGGTGCCGGCGGACGTCGCCTTCCCCTCCGCCACGCAGAACGAACTGGCCGCGCAGGATGCCCGTACGCTCGTCGCGGGCGGGGTCAAGGCGGTCTCCGAGGGCGCCAACATGCCGACCACTCCCGAGGCCGTACGGATCCTGCAGGAGGCCGGGGTCGCGTTCGGGCCCGGCAAGGCGGCCAACGCGGGCGGGGTCGCGGTCAGCGCCCTCGAGATGAGCCAGAACGCCGGCCGGGCGGCCTGGAGCGCGCAGCGCGTCGAGGACGAGCTCGCGGACATCATGCGCTCGATCCACGCCGTCGCGTACGAGACCGCCGAGCGGTACGGGGCCCCGGGCGACTACGTCACCGGCGCGAACATCGCCGGGTTCGAGCGGGTCGCGGACGCAATGCTGGCGCAGGGCGTCATCTGA
- a CDS encoding AMP-binding protein, with product MLTALDGVYGDRKDAIGVAGRTASYEELLGAARAVAADVAGAKAFAVTATASLETVAAVVGGLLAGVPFVPLPPDAGPAEREHILRDSGAALVDVDFARRSDWNGPAAAPEDPALVLYTSGTTGAPKGVVLTGAALAADLDALAGAWQWSAEDTLVHGLPLFHVHGLVLGVLGALRTGSRLVHTGRPTPEAYAAAGGSLYFGVPTVWSRIAGAPDAAAALSGARLLVSGSAALPAPVFRDLERLTGLRPVERYGMTETLITISGRAGGEVRPGTVGTPLPGIRTRVEAEPGAEIGELQLTGPTLFAGYLGRPEATSAAYTEDGWFRTGDIAAVDEADGVHRIVGRASIDMIKSGGYRIGAGEIENALLDHPKVSEAAVVGVPDADLGQRIVAFVVAEGVTGAELTEFVAANLSVHKRPREVRFVPAVPRNAMGKPQKKLLLTGEFDPQAG from the coding sequence GTGCTGACCGCTTTGGACGGGGTGTACGGGGACCGGAAGGACGCGATCGGCGTCGCGGGGCGGACCGCCTCGTACGAGGAACTGCTGGGCGCGGCGCGCGCAGTGGCCGCCGACGTGGCCGGGGCGAAGGCCTTCGCGGTGACCGCGACGGCCTCCCTGGAGACCGTCGCCGCCGTGGTCGGCGGGCTGCTGGCCGGAGTGCCGTTCGTACCGCTGCCGCCGGACGCCGGGCCCGCCGAGCGCGAGCACATCCTGCGTGACTCCGGGGCGGCGCTCGTGGACGTGGACTTCGCCCGGCGCTCCGACTGGAACGGGCCCGCCGCCGCGCCGGAGGACCCGGCGCTGGTGCTGTACACATCCGGCACGACGGGCGCGCCCAAGGGCGTGGTGCTGACCGGCGCGGCGCTCGCCGCCGACCTGGACGCGCTGGCCGGAGCCTGGCAGTGGAGCGCCGAGGACACGTTGGTGCACGGGCTGCCGCTGTTCCACGTGCACGGGCTCGTGCTGGGCGTGCTCGGGGCCCTGCGCACCGGCAGCCGCCTCGTGCACACCGGGCGGCCGACGCCCGAGGCGTATGCGGCGGCGGGCGGGAGCCTGTACTTCGGGGTGCCGACCGTGTGGTCCCGTATCGCCGGGGCCCCGGATGCCGCGGCCGCGCTGTCCGGGGCCCGGCTGCTGGTCTCGGGCAGCGCCGCACTGCCCGCGCCGGTCTTCCGGGACCTGGAGCGGCTGACCGGGCTGCGGCCCGTGGAGCGGTACGGGATGACGGAGACGCTGATCACCATCAGCGGGCGCGCCGGCGGTGAGGTCCGGCCCGGTACGGTCGGCACGCCGCTGCCGGGGATCCGGACCCGGGTCGAGGCCGAGCCGGGCGCCGAGATCGGGGAACTCCAGCTGACCGGGCCGACGTTGTTCGCGGGGTACCTGGGCCGCCCGGAGGCCACGTCGGCCGCGTACACCGAGGACGGCTGGTTCCGCACGGGCGACATCGCGGCCGTGGACGAGGCGGACGGGGTGCACCGGATCGTGGGGCGGGCCTCCATCGACATGATCAAGTCGGGCGGCTACCGGATCGGCGCCGGGGAGATCGAGAACGCGCTGCTGGACCACCCCAAGGTCAGCGAGGCGGCGGTGGTGGGGGTGCCGGACGCGGACCTGGGGCAGCGGATCGTCGCGTTCGTCGTTGCGGAGGGGGTGACGGGCGCCGAGCTCACGGAGTTCGTCGCCGCGAACCTGTCCGTGCACAAGCGGCCGCGCGAGGTGCGGTTCGTGCCGGCGGTCCCGCGCAACGCGATGGGCAAGCCGCAGAAGAAGCTCCTGCTGACGGGGGAGTTCGACCCGCAGGCGGGCTGA
- a CDS encoding MarR family winged helix-turn-helix transcriptional regulator, with protein sequence MDGIELFLLGRALMKLGEEALPEPPGGPGQYAGSTRSVVIVAGDIAAHPDTTVGETAQRTGLPQSQVSTAVARLREAGSVHTAPDPADRRRTLVRPSSTVSDRVAAVRAAGSSKVEEALAKALGSTEAARLPAVTEALELLARHLVREGR encoded by the coding sequence ATGGATGGAATCGAACTGTTCCTGCTGGGCCGCGCCCTGATGAAGCTCGGCGAGGAAGCTCTGCCCGAACCCCCCGGCGGACCGGGCCAGTACGCGGGCAGCACCCGCTCCGTGGTCATCGTCGCCGGGGACATCGCCGCGCACCCCGACACCACCGTCGGCGAGACGGCCCAGCGCACCGGGCTGCCCCAGAGCCAGGTCTCCACCGCCGTCGCCCGCCTGCGCGAGGCCGGTTCGGTGCACACGGCCCCCGATCCCGCCGACCGCCGCCGCACGCTGGTCCGCCCGTCCTCGACCGTCTCCGACCGCGTGGCCGCCGTCCGGGCCGCGGGCTCCTCCAAGGTCGAGGAGGCCCTTGCGAAGGCCCTCGGCAGCACCGAGGCCGCGCGCCTCCCGGCCGTGACCGAGGCCCTGGAGCTCCTGGCCCGCCACCTGGTCCGGGAAGGCCGCTAA